A stretch of the Mesorhizobium huakuii genome encodes the following:
- the otsB gene encoding trehalose-phosphatase has protein sequence MSILPNPPEPVVPQGPWTLFLDIDGTLLEHAAHPDAVVVSEELRMLLTRLESQLDGALAFITGRSIAAVDHLFQPLRLRAAGLYGLEHRLARDGAVEAAVEPADIAALADEIATELDNADVYIERKGPILAIHTRAAPHLLQRATELVEQALDRLPAGYRVLAGNAGVELMPLEAAKGAAIRRFMQIPAFRGRRPVFLGDDTSDENGFEVVNELDGISVRIKPYGSTAAPFALAGVDAALAWLDGMSRRETAATLAAMAK, from the coding sequence ATGTCGATATTGCCAAACCCGCCGGAACCCGTTGTCCCGCAAGGGCCATGGACCCTGTTCCTCGATATCGATGGCACGCTTCTCGAACATGCCGCGCATCCCGATGCGGTGGTCGTCAGTGAGGAGTTGCGCATGCTGTTGACACGGCTTGAATCGCAATTGGACGGAGCGCTTGCGTTCATCACCGGACGGTCGATCGCCGCCGTCGACCATCTCTTCCAACCTCTCAGATTGCGCGCCGCCGGGCTTTATGGCCTCGAGCACAGGCTGGCGCGCGATGGTGCGGTCGAAGCCGCCGTCGAACCGGCTGACATTGCCGCACTTGCCGACGAAATCGCGACGGAACTGGACAATGCGGATGTCTATATCGAACGCAAGGGACCGATCCTGGCCATTCATACACGCGCGGCGCCGCATTTGTTGCAGCGCGCGACGGAGTTGGTCGAACAGGCACTGGACAGGTTGCCCGCAGGCTATCGGGTCTTGGCGGGCAACGCCGGCGTGGAACTGATGCCGCTGGAGGCGGCGAAGGGAGCAGCGATCCGACGCTTCATGCAAATTCCGGCTTTCAGGGGACGGCGCCCGGTGTTCCTCGGTGACGATACGTCAGACGAGAACGGGTTCGAGGTCGTCAACGAATTGGACGGCATCTCGGTTCGCATAAAGCCATACGGATCGACAGCGGCACCTTTTGCGCTGGCCGGCGTGGATGCGGCCTTGGCCTGGCTGGACGGGATGAGTAGACGCGAGACCGCGGCCACGCTGGCCGCAATGGCCAAATGA
- a CDS encoding alpha,alpha-trehalose-phosphate synthase (UDP-forming), with translation MSDDSSYLVVPSFALWLFTLAAVGVLVIALVTMVVRARRGARIAAVGASPAHSSLPEFEKNGQSAVAALVQWSPETLRHILATELPDAQVIVVSNREPYIHNREGDDIQLVVPASGLVSALEPITRACAGTWIAYGGGSADALVVDKNDRIEVPPDNPSYTLRRVWLSEEEQQGYYLGFANEGLWPLCHIAFTRPIFRASDWEAYEAVNRKFADTVVAEARNERPIVLVQDYHFALLPRMIRERLPEAIIITFWHIPWPNSEVFSICPWREKILEGLLGSSIVGFHTQFHCNNFIDSVDRFLESRIEREDSAISYGGEISLVHAYPISIEWSPPHLDKLPDVAQCRRQVREKFGLAEHVKLCVGVERLDYTKGILDRFNALDELLTLHPEWIGKVALLQIAAPSRGTLPAYQQLYEECLLHAEDLNQRYGREGYTPVLMVTEHHSQLQVYEIYRAADVCMVTSLHDGMNLVAKEFVAAREDEQGVLLLSMFAGASKELLEALIVNPYDAAMMGDALLQALTMSEEEQRQRMRRMREIVRENNVYRWAGSMLLDAARLRKRDAVDRAVGASPAAPANVISLLDRRRVAAL, from the coding sequence ATGTCCGACGACAGTTCGTATCTGGTTGTTCCTTCATTCGCATTATGGCTCTTCACCCTTGCAGCTGTCGGCGTCCTGGTCATCGCGCTGGTGACGATGGTGGTGCGGGCGCGCAGGGGCGCGCGGATTGCCGCCGTGGGGGCCAGCCCCGCTCACAGCTCACTGCCGGAATTCGAGAAGAACGGTCAGTCGGCCGTTGCCGCGCTGGTGCAATGGTCACCCGAAACGCTGCGTCACATCCTGGCAACCGAATTGCCCGATGCCCAGGTGATCGTCGTTTCAAATCGTGAGCCGTACATCCACAACCGCGAGGGCGACGACATCCAGCTGGTCGTACCCGCCAGCGGGCTCGTCTCCGCCCTGGAGCCGATCACGCGCGCCTGTGCGGGCACGTGGATCGCCTATGGCGGCGGTTCGGCCGACGCGCTGGTGGTCGACAAGAACGACCGGATCGAGGTGCCGCCTGACAATCCTTCCTACACGCTGCGCCGCGTCTGGCTGAGCGAGGAGGAGCAGCAAGGTTATTATCTCGGCTTTGCCAATGAGGGCCTGTGGCCGCTTTGCCATATCGCCTTCACCCGGCCGATATTCCGCGCCTCGGATTGGGAAGCCTATGAGGCGGTCAATCGCAAATTCGCCGACACCGTTGTCGCGGAAGCACGTAACGAGCGGCCGATCGTGCTGGTCCAGGATTACCATTTCGCGCTGTTGCCGCGGATGATCCGCGAGCGCCTGCCGGAGGCGATCATCATCACCTTCTGGCACATTCCATGGCCGAATTCGGAAGTGTTCAGCATCTGCCCGTGGCGCGAGAAGATTCTCGAGGGCCTGCTCGGCAGTTCGATCGTCGGCTTCCACACCCAGTTCCATTGCAACAACTTCATCGACAGCGTCGACCGTTTCCTGGAAAGCAGGATCGAGCGCGAGGATTCGGCCATTTCCTATGGCGGCGAGATCAGCCTGGTGCACGCCTATCCGATTTCAATCGAGTGGTCGCCGCCGCACCTGGACAAACTGCCAGATGTCGCGCAATGCCGTCGGCAGGTTCGCGAGAAATTCGGCCTGGCCGAACATGTCAAGCTGTGCGTGGGCGTTGAGCGTCTCGACTACACCAAGGGCATCCTCGATCGCTTCAACGCACTCGATGAACTGCTGACGCTTCACCCGGAATGGATCGGCAAGGTGGCGCTCTTGCAGATCGCGGCGCCCAGCCGCGGCACTCTGCCTGCCTATCAACAATTGTACGAGGAGTGCCTGCTCCATGCCGAGGATCTCAACCAGCGCTATGGCCGCGAAGGCTACACCCCCGTCCTGATGGTGACGGAACATCACTCGCAGCTGCAGGTCTACGAAATCTACCGTGCCGCCGACGTCTGCATGGTCACCAGCCTGCATGACGGCATGAACCTGGTTGCCAAGGAGTTTGTCGCGGCGCGCGAGGATGAACAGGGTGTGCTGCTGCTCAGCATGTTCGCCGGAGCCTCGAAGGAGCTGCTGGAAGCCCTGATCGTCAATCCCTATGACGCGGCAATGATGGGCGACGCCTTGCTGCAGGCCTTGACCATGTCCGAGGAGGAGCAACGCCAGCGCATGCGACGCATGCGCGAGATCGTGCGCGAAAACAATGTCTACAGGTGGGCGGGCAGCATGCTTCTCGATGCCGCGCGCTTGCGCAAGCGTGACGCGGTCGATCGTGCCGTGGGTGCTTCTCCAGCGGCCCCTGCCAACGTTATATCGCTGCTCGATCGCAGACGCGTGGCGGCGCTGTGA
- a CDS encoding amylo-alpha-1,6-glucosidase, which produces MSPLDERTLDPAIALASLDETAPREPHRLFALKHGDCFVVADAYGDIRGVGDGFFRDDTRVLSEFRLTVGGRSTSLLGASLSQDNVLFTTNLTNLPIESAAGRQIPQGAIHIERVRLLWEERLYERITLSNYSREHSTILLSLRFAADFRDMFEVRGSTRSKRGTAHTAVIAQSAVVLRYEGLDKVVRTSAISFSQTPDHLTSERADFVIAVTKRSSQTLYVEVGNETDDRPESQRFRAAAARARFGMRAKRRHGATLHSSGRVFNDWMARARADVALLTTELPTGPYPYAGIPWFSTAFGRDGVISALQMLWLNPGLARGVLAFLAQHQATETSPFSDSEPGKIMHETRKGEMVALSELPFGRYYGGVDTTPLYIHLACAYADRTGDIAFIDTLWPSLCAAAEWIETASRSTGFLTYQRAAESGLANQGWKDSFDSVFHADGRIPKGPIALVEVQGYVFAAFQGLAKLARLRGETERSESWEIRADAIRQKVERHFWIEDLGYYALALDGEGQPCKVRTSNAGHLLYVGLPSPDRARMVADQLLSASFHSGWGLRTLADDAVFFNPMSYHNGSIWPHDTAICATGLARYGNRDSVVRLMSGTFGSAVHFNMRLPELFCGFTRAAGEAPIAYPVACLPQAWSAGSAFMLMQSCLGLQIDGWTGEIHVTRPRLPIGIDSLVIRHLSVGQASVDLTFQRVGDRVGAFLAEPHEGLVPLVVRS; this is translated from the coding sequence ATCAGCCCACTTGACGAGCGCACGCTCGATCCGGCGATCGCACTGGCGTCTCTCGATGAGACGGCGCCGCGGGAACCGCACAGGCTCTTCGCCCTCAAGCATGGCGACTGCTTTGTCGTCGCCGACGCCTATGGCGATATACGCGGCGTCGGGGACGGGTTCTTTCGCGACGACACGCGCGTGCTTTCCGAATTCCGCCTGACCGTCGGTGGGCGGTCGACATCGTTGCTGGGTGCGTCGCTCAGCCAGGACAATGTGCTGTTCACCACCAACCTGACCAATCTGCCGATTGAGAGCGCCGCTGGCCGCCAGATACCGCAAGGCGCTATTCATATCGAGCGCGTCAGGTTGCTGTGGGAGGAAAGGCTTTATGAGCGCATAACGCTGTCCAACTACAGCCGGGAGCATTCGACGATCCTGCTGTCGCTGCGTTTTGCCGCCGATTTTCGCGACATGTTCGAGGTCCGCGGCTCGACCCGCTCGAAGCGTGGAACGGCCCATACGGCTGTGATTGCCCAGAGCGCGGTTGTGCTTCGCTACGAAGGCCTGGACAAGGTGGTGCGCACATCCGCGATTTCATTTTCGCAGACGCCCGATCACCTGACCTCTGAGCGGGCGGATTTCGTCATCGCCGTCACCAAGCGCAGCAGTCAGACGCTGTACGTGGAAGTCGGCAACGAGACCGACGATCGCCCCGAAAGCCAGCGGTTTCGTGCTGCTGCCGCCCGTGCTCGTTTCGGCATGCGCGCCAAGCGACGGCATGGTGCGACGCTGCACAGTTCTGGCCGCGTTTTCAACGACTGGATGGCGCGGGCGCGCGCCGATGTCGCGCTGCTCACGACCGAACTGCCGACCGGGCCCTATCCCTATGCCGGCATTCCCTGGTTCTCCACCGCCTTCGGCCGGGACGGGGTGATTTCAGCCTTGCAGATGCTCTGGCTCAATCCTGGTCTGGCGCGGGGCGTGCTGGCGTTTCTCGCCCAGCACCAGGCGACCGAGACCTCGCCTTTCAGCGATTCCGAACCCGGCAAGATCATGCACGAGACCCGCAAGGGCGAGATGGTGGCACTCAGCGAGTTGCCGTTCGGCCGCTACTACGGCGGTGTCGACACGACGCCGCTCTATATCCATCTTGCCTGCGCCTATGCGGACCGCACGGGGGACATAGCCTTTATCGATACGCTGTGGCCATCGCTGTGCGCCGCGGCCGAGTGGATCGAAACGGCGAGCCGTTCGACGGGGTTCCTCACCTACCAGCGCGCTGCGGAATCCGGCCTTGCCAACCAGGGCTGGAAGGACAGTTTCGATTCCGTCTTTCACGCTGATGGCCGCATTCCGAAGGGGCCGATCGCCCTGGTCGAGGTGCAGGGCTATGTCTTCGCGGCGTTCCAGGGCCTGGCGAAACTGGCGCGGCTGCGCGGCGAAACGGAGCGGTCGGAGAGCTGGGAAATACGCGCCGACGCCATTCGCCAAAAAGTCGAGCGCCATTTCTGGATCGAAGACCTCGGCTATTATGCGCTGGCACTGGACGGCGAAGGCCAACCCTGCAAGGTGCGCACATCCAATGCCGGTCACCTGCTTTATGTCGGCCTTCCCAGTCCGGACCGGGCGCGCATGGTCGCCGACCAACTGCTGTCGGCTTCGTTCCATTCCGGCTGGGGACTGCGGACGCTGGCGGACGACGCGGTCTTCTTCAATCCGATGTCCTATCACAACGGGTCCATCTGGCCGCACGACACCGCGATCTGCGCCACCGGACTGGCGCGATACGGCAACCGCGACAGCGTGGTGCGGCTGATGAGTGGAACCTTCGGATCCGCCGTTCATTTCAACATGCGGCTGCCCGAACTGTTTTGCGGCTTCACGCGCGCGGCCGGCGAAGCACCGATTGCCTATCCGGTGGCTTGCCTGCCGCAAGCCTGGTCCGCCGGCTCGGCCTTCATGCTCATGCAATCGTGCCTCGGCCTTCAGATCGATGGCTGGACAGGCGAGATCCATGTGACCCGGCCGCGCCTGCCTATCGGCATCGATAGCCTCGTCATTCGCCATCTTTCGGTAGGGCAGGCGTCGGTGGACCTGACATTCCAGCGCGTCGGGGACCGTGTCGGCGCCTTCCTTGCCGAACCGCATGAGGGGCTGGTGCCTCTGGTGGTCAGGAGCTGA
- a CDS encoding glycosyltransferase family 4 protein yields the protein MKIAHVAPLYESVPPRLYGGTERIISYLTEALVDLGHEVTLFASGDTKTSAKLVPCRERALRLDPRPLKSEIAAHLSMLDEVRKRADDFDVIHFHLSHFLHFPFFRDMPQRTVTTPHGRLDYADLAQAYDRFPRFPMISISRSQRARLASANWLATIHHGLPVNLYEPDFEAGSDGGYLAFLGRMSRDKRPDRAIEIARRTGLKLKLAAKIGEDDRAYFEEVVQPLIDGEQIEYVGEINEQQKTAFLGNAAALLFPIDWPEPFGLAVIEAMACGTPVMAWSCGAMPEIVDHGVTGFVVETIEDAVASMPALLQLDRRRVRAVFERRFSARRMGQDYAAAYAELVDAGGHVKAS from the coding sequence ATGAAGATTGCCCATGTCGCGCCACTGTACGAATCCGTGCCGCCAAGGCTCTACGGCGGCACCGAGCGCATTATTTCCTACCTGACCGAGGCGCTCGTCGACCTTGGCCACGAGGTGACGTTGTTCGCCAGCGGCGACACGAAAACCTCCGCCAAACTCGTGCCATGCCGCGAGCGGGCGCTGCGTCTCGATCCGCGTCCGCTGAAATCCGAGATCGCGGCGCATCTTTCGATGCTCGACGAGGTGAGGAAACGGGCCGACGATTTCGACGTCATTCACTTCCATCTCAGCCATTTCCTGCATTTTCCGTTCTTCCGCGACATGCCGCAGCGCACGGTGACGACGCCGCATGGCCGGTTGGATTACGCGGATCTCGCACAAGCCTATGACCGGTTCCCGCGCTTCCCGATGATTTCCATATCCCGCAGCCAGCGGGCACGGCTTGCCTCCGCGAACTGGCTGGCGACAATCCATCACGGGCTGCCCGTCAATCTCTACGAGCCCGATTTCGAGGCGGGCTCCGATGGCGGCTATCTTGCCTTTCTCGGCAGGATGTCGCGAGACAAGCGACCGGACAGGGCGATCGAGATCGCCCGCCGCACCGGCTTGAAACTCAAGCTCGCGGCCAAGATCGGTGAGGACGATCGCGCCTATTTCGAGGAAGTCGTCCAACCGCTGATCGATGGCGAACAGATCGAATATGTCGGCGAGATCAATGAGCAGCAGAAGACGGCGTTTCTCGGGAACGCAGCCGCCCTGCTTTTCCCGATCGATTGGCCGGAGCCGTTCGGCCTTGCCGTGATCGAGGCGATGGCGTGCGGGACGCCTGTGATGGCCTGGAGTTGCGGCGCCATGCCGGAGATCGTCGATCACGGCGTGACCGGTTTCGTCGTCGAGACCATAGAGGATGCCGTTGCCTCCATGCCGGCTCTCCTGCAACTCGACAGACGGCGTGTCAGGGCGGTGTTCGAGCGGCGCTTTTCAGCCCGCAGGATGGGGCAGGATTACGCCGCCGCTTATGCAGAGCTGGTCGACGCCGGCGGTCACGTCAAGGCCTCATAA
- a CDS encoding BA14K family protein, producing MNKIVSGILATTLSVSFAAAAMPANAAQMFVPQASGTSSDIVNVGESRYDQWRHGNRHFNGNRNFGNRNFNGNRSFARNNDGGGYWNGHRGYRDYHRGYRRHGDYWFPLAAFATGALITGAIINSENNRVYEGNSHVQWCYDRYRSYRASDNTFQPNYGPRQECRSPY from the coding sequence GTGAACAAGATCGTATCGGGTATACTGGCGACCACTTTGTCAGTTTCATTCGCTGCAGCGGCCATGCCGGCCAATGCTGCTCAGATGTTTGTGCCCCAGGCATCAGGGACTTCGTCAGATATCGTGAATGTCGGCGAGTCTCGCTACGACCAGTGGCGTCATGGCAATCGTCATTTCAATGGCAATCGCAATTTTGGCAACCGCAATTTCAACGGCAATCGTAGCTTTGCGCGAAACAATGACGGCGGCGGCTACTGGAACGGCCATCGCGGCTATCGCGACTATCATCGCGGCTATCGCCGTCACGGCGACTATTGGTTCCCGCTGGCAGCGTTCGCGACTGGTGCGCTGATCACCGGTGCGATCATCAACAGCGAGAACAATCGCGTCTACGAAGGCAACTCGCATGTCCAGTGGTGCTACGACCGTTATCGCAGCTACCGCGCTTCGGACAACACCTTCCAGCCGAACTACGGTCCGCGGCAGGAGTGCCGCTCGCCTTACTGA
- a CDS encoding DUF6882 domain-containing protein, whose amino-acid sequence MQPDWYPAWRDEAFEQLTAKNAILEKEFRLGHWPRYDYDLTTGRLLFSDNGTVKVVAEIQIAGSTSAKAGNWLWAWSNSNLPGELLGDAKRVRSFGEENDIAELQQAYVTDTKDDLEALGWDLTAAMVRICDALGAYRSPRGEGGGLYLILKRVDWAN is encoded by the coding sequence ATGCAGCCAGACTGGTATCCTGCTTGGCGCGACGAGGCTTTTGAACAGCTAACCGCCAAGAATGCCATTTTGGAGAAGGAGTTCCGCCTCGGTCACTGGCCGCGCTATGACTACGACCTGACGACCGGCAGGCTCCTGTTTTCGGACAATGGTACCGTCAAGGTCGTTGCCGAGATTCAGATTGCTGGTTCGACGAGCGCGAAAGCTGGCAATTGGCTCTGGGCCTGGTCGAATTCAAACTTGCCTGGCGAACTTCTCGGCGACGCAAAGCGGGTTCGTTCCTTCGGCGAGGAGAACGATATCGCCGAACTTCAGCAGGCCTATGTGACCGACACGAAAGACGACCTGGAAGCACTGGGTTGGGACCTGACGGCGGCGATGGTGCGGATATGCGACGCACTCGGCGCTTACCGCTCTCCGCGCGGGGAAGGGGGTGGCCTTTATCTGATCCTCAAACGCGTAGACTGGGCGAACTGA
- the glpK gene encoding glycerol kinase GlpK, translating to MNGFVLAIDQGTTSTRAILFDGQMKVVGSGQQEFTQHYPASGWVEHDPEEIWASVIATVKAALKNAGSEASDVAAIGITNQRETVVIWDRATGKPIHNAIVWQDRRTAPLCQKLKKQGLEKKFTRKTGLLLDPYFSGTKIAWMLDKVKGARKRAEKGELLAGTIDSFLIWRLTGGKVHATDATNASRTLVYNIAENAWDDELLAILDIPAKMLPQVKDCADDYGVTEKNLFGAEIKILGVAGDQHAATIGQACFEPGMMKSTYGTGCFALLNTGSDLVRSKNRLLTTIAYRLNGKTTYALEGSIFIAGAAVQWLRDGIKVIGKAEHSGQLAAEADPTQNVYLVPAFVGLGAPHWDAEARGAIFGLTRNSGPAEFARAALEAVAYQTRDLLDAMRKDWKGTSAKTVLRVDGGMVASDWTMQRLADILDAPVDRPTILETTALGAAWLAGSKAGVWPKAKEFAKSWALERRFKPEMDIATRSAKLAGWRDAVRRTLSVP from the coding sequence ATGAACGGTTTTGTGCTGGCAATCGACCAGGGAACGACGTCGACCCGGGCGATCCTGTTCGACGGCCAGATGAAAGTCGTCGGCAGCGGCCAGCAGGAATTCACCCAGCACTATCCGGCCTCCGGCTGGGTCGAGCACGATCCGGAAGAGATCTGGGCAAGTGTCATCGCCACAGTCAAGGCCGCTCTGAAGAATGCTGGCAGCGAAGCGTCTGATGTCGCGGCGATCGGCATCACCAACCAGCGTGAGACCGTTGTGATCTGGGACAGAGCGACGGGCAAGCCGATCCACAACGCCATCGTCTGGCAGGACCGCCGTACCGCGCCGCTCTGCCAGAAACTGAAGAAGCAGGGCCTGGAGAAGAAATTCACGCGCAAGACAGGCTTGCTGCTCGATCCCTACTTCTCCGGCACCAAGATCGCCTGGATGCTCGACAAGGTGAAGGGCGCCAGGAAACGCGCCGAGAAGGGCGAATTGCTGGCCGGCACCATCGACAGTTTTCTGATCTGGCGGCTGACCGGCGGCAAGGTCCACGCCACCGACGCCACCAACGCCTCGCGCACGCTGGTCTACAACATCGCGGAAAATGCCTGGGACGACGAGCTTTTGGCCATTCTCGACATCCCGGCAAAAATGCTGCCGCAGGTGAAAGACTGCGCCGATGATTATGGAGTGACCGAGAAAAATCTCTTCGGCGCCGAGATAAAAATCCTCGGTGTCGCGGGCGACCAGCATGCCGCGACCATCGGCCAGGCCTGCTTCGAGCCAGGCATGATGAAATCCACCTACGGCACCGGCTGTTTCGCGCTGCTCAACACCGGAAGCGACCTAGTCCGGTCGAAGAACCGGCTTTTGACCACCATAGCCTATCGGCTGAACGGCAAGACAACCTATGCGCTGGAAGGCTCGATCTTCATCGCAGGGGCTGCCGTGCAATGGCTGCGCGATGGCATCAAGGTGATCGGCAAGGCCGAGCATAGCGGGCAACTGGCTGCCGAGGCCGACCCGACGCAGAACGTCTATCTGGTACCGGCCTTTGTCGGTCTCGGCGCCCCGCATTGGGATGCAGAGGCACGGGGCGCGATTTTTGGGCTAACCCGCAATTCCGGACCGGCAGAATTTGCCCGCGCCGCACTCGAAGCCGTCGCCTATCAGACCCGTGACCTGCTCGACGCCATGCGCAAGGACTGGAAGGGCACTTCGGCGAAAACTGTGCTGAGGGTCGACGGCGGCATGGTGGCGTCGGATTGGACCATGCAGCGGCTCGCCGACATACTCGACGCGCCGGTTGACCGCCCGACCATCCTCGAGACGACCGCGCTGGGTGCGGCCTGGCTCGCCGGCTCGAAAGCCGGAGTGTGGCCGAAGGCGAAGGAGTTCGCCAAGAGCTGGGCGCTCGAGCGGCGGTTCAAGCCGGAGATGGATATCGCCACGCGGTCCGCCAAGCTGGCAGGCTGGCGCGATGCTGTGCGCAGGACGCTGAGCGTGCCATAA
- a CDS encoding ABC transporter substrate-binding protein, which produces MRRQFLTSTTALVLLLGVGNAYAGMDEAKAFLDKEIGGVSTLSRADQEKQMQWFIDAAKPFAGMDIKVVSETLTTHKYESEVLAPAFTAITGIKVTHDVIQEGDVVEKIQTQMQTGQNIYDGWVNDSDLIGTHWRYQQVRNLTDWMAGEGKDVTDPMLDVDDFIGTKFTTAPDKKLYQLPDQQFANLYWFRYDWFNDEKNKADFKAKYGYDLGVPVNWSAYEDIAEFFTGRDVNGKKVYGHMDYGKKDPSLGWRFTDAWLSMAGNGDKGLPNGVPVDEWGIKVDANSRPVGSCTARGGDTNGPASVYAIQKYLDWLKAYAPPEAQGMTFSESGPVPSQGNVAQQIFWYTAFTADMVKPGLPVMNDDGTPKWRMAPSPHGSYWKDGMKLGYQDVGSWTLMKSTPTDRAKAAWLYAQFVTSKTVDVKKSQVGLTFIRDSTIHDKSFTERAPKLGGLIEFYRSPARVQWTPTGTNVPDYPKLAQLWWQNIGDASSGAKTPQEAMDSLCADQEKVMARIEKSGVQGDIGPKMAEEHDLAYWNADAVKGGNLAPQLKLEKEKDKPITINYDELVKSWQK; this is translated from the coding sequence ATGCGACGGCAATTTTTAACATCAACAACGGCCCTTGTCCTGTTGCTCGGCGTAGGCAATGCCTATGCCGGGATGGATGAGGCAAAAGCCTTTCTGGACAAGGAGATAGGCGGTGTGTCGACGCTTTCCCGTGCCGACCAGGAAAAGCAGATGCAGTGGTTTATCGACGCGGCCAAGCCCTTCGCCGGCATGGACATCAAGGTGGTCTCGGAAACCCTGACGACCCACAAGTATGAGTCAGAGGTGCTGGCACCGGCCTTCACCGCCATCACCGGCATCAAGGTCACGCATGACGTCATCCAGGAAGGCGACGTCGTCGAAAAGATCCAGACCCAGATGCAGACCGGCCAGAACATCTATGACGGCTGGGTCAACGATTCGGATCTGATCGGCACTCACTGGCGCTACCAGCAGGTGCGCAACCTGACCGACTGGATGGCGGGCGAAGGCAAGGATGTTACCGATCCGATGCTCGACGTCGACGACTTCATCGGCACCAAGTTCACCACCGCGCCGGACAAGAAGCTCTACCAGCTGCCCGACCAGCAGTTCGCGAACCTCTACTGGTTCCGTTACGACTGGTTCAACGATGAGAAGAACAAGGCCGACTTCAAGGCCAAGTACGGCTACGATCTCGGCGTGCCGGTCAACTGGTCGGCCTATGAGGACATTGCCGAATTCTTCACCGGCCGCGACGTCAACGGCAAGAAGGTCTATGGCCACATGGACTACGGCAAGAAGGATCCGTCGCTCGGCTGGCGGTTCACCGACGCCTGGCTGTCGATGGCCGGCAATGGCGACAAGGGCCTGCCGAACGGTGTGCCGGTCGATGAATGGGGTATCAAGGTCGATGCGAATTCGCGGCCTGTCGGCTCGTGCACCGCGCGCGGCGGCGACACCAATGGACCAGCATCGGTCTACGCCATCCAGAAGTATCTTGATTGGCTGAAAGCCTATGCGCCGCCGGAAGCCCAGGGCATGACCTTCTCCGAATCCGGCCCCGTGCCGTCGCAAGGCAATGTTGCCCAGCAGATCTTCTGGTACACCGCGTTCACCGCCGACATGGTCAAGCCCGGCCTGCCGGTCATGAACGACGACGGCACGCCGAAGTGGCGCATGGCGCCGTCGCCGCACGGCTCATACTGGAAGGACGGCATGAAGCTCGGCTATCAGGACGTCGGTTCCTGGACGCTGATGAAGTCGACGCCGACCGACCGCGCCAAGGCCGCGTGGCTTTATGCGCAGTTCGTCACCTCGAAGACCGTCGACGTGAAGAAGAGCCAGGTTGGCCTGACCTTCATTCGCGACTCCACCATCCATGACAAGAGCTTTACCGAACGTGCGCCGAAGCTCGGCGGTCTGATCGAGTTTTATCGCTCGCCGGCCCGTGTGCAGTGGACGCCGACCGGTACAAACGTGCCGGACTATCCGAAGCTGGCGCAGCTCTGGTGGCAGAACATCGGTGACGCATCCTCGGGTGCCAAGACACCGCAGGAAGCCATGGATTCGCTCTGCGCCGATCAGGAAAAAGTCATGGCCCGTATCGAGAAATCCGGTGTCCAGGGCGACATCGGACCGAAGATGGCCGAAGAGCATGACCTTGCCTACTGGAACGCCGACGCGGTCAAGGGCGGCAATCTGGCGCCTCAGCTGAAGCTCGAGAAGGAGAAGGACAAGCCGATCACCATCAACTATGACGAGCTGGTGAAGAGCTGGCAGAAGTAA
- a CDS encoding DUF2160 domain-containing protein — protein sequence MNFDFSWMAWTWPTAAFFGVIALLLVGMGAWEYASPGGNPRVGLLRFETTRGDRLFLSLLGSAFIHLAWLGLVGPSLWWALALSVVYAIGVFRYV from the coding sequence ATGAACTTCGACTTCTCCTGGATGGCATGGACCTGGCCGACGGCCGCTTTTTTTGGCGTCATCGCTCTGCTGCTGGTCGGCATGGGCGCCTGGGAATACGCCTCGCCGGGCGGCAATCCGCGCGTCGGCCTGCTGCGCTTCGAGACGACGCGCGGCGACCGCCTGTTCCTGTCGCTGCTCGGCAGCGCCTTTATCCATCTCGCTTGGCTGGGTCTTGTCGGACCGAGCCTCTGGTGGGCTCTCGCTCTCTCCGTGGTCTACGCCATCGGCGTGTTCCGTTACGTATAG